A single window of Archangium gephyra DNA harbors:
- a CDS encoding S41 family peptidase, with protein sequence MRSLHSWRAALAAGLLLLAPVARADGREPSTPPNTATYEQLEVFARVLSYVENSYVEPVDEKKLMYGAIQGMLETLDPHTLFMPPEVFKEMKIDTSGEFGGLGIEVARKGDGIVVVAPIDDTPAARAGIRAGDDLIAIDGENIQGMGVPEVLQRMRGPAGKRVLLTIMREGFNAPRELAIIRDHIRIISVEGALYGGIAHLKVKNFQDRTALYLRKELDRLREQNGGKPLRGVVLDLRNNPGGLLDQAVAVSDLWLPGNLPIVSTRGRKGGRATEELSKDRDTEPEYPLVVLVNAGSASASEIVAGALQDHGRAMILGTQTFGKGSVQTVIELEDGSGLKLTIARYYTPKGRSIQEKGITPDYLVPEAPGGKGAKDQPREKDLDRHFKAEPVVSNESDAVPKPKSLPESVRDWDVAAKLTDYQLKMSLNYLNSVANSAPRPATKASPEKASLEKPSPEKASPEKASTETP encoded by the coding sequence ATGCGCTCCCTGCACTCCTGGCGCGCGGCACTCGCCGCGGGCCTGTTGCTCCTGGCTCCCGTGGCGCGGGCGGACGGACGTGAGCCCTCCACGCCTCCCAATACCGCCACGTACGAGCAGCTCGAGGTCTTCGCCCGGGTGCTCTCCTACGTGGAGAACAGCTACGTGGAGCCGGTGGATGAGAAGAAGCTGATGTACGGCGCCATCCAGGGAATGCTGGAGACGTTGGATCCCCACACCCTCTTCATGCCGCCCGAGGTCTTCAAGGAGATGAAGATCGACACCTCCGGCGAGTTCGGAGGGCTGGGCATCGAGGTGGCGCGCAAGGGGGACGGCATCGTGGTGGTGGCGCCCATCGACGACACGCCGGCGGCGCGAGCGGGCATCCGGGCTGGCGACGACCTCATCGCCATCGACGGGGAGAACATCCAGGGCATGGGCGTGCCGGAGGTGCTGCAGCGCATGCGTGGCCCCGCGGGCAAGCGGGTGCTGCTGACCATCATGCGCGAGGGCTTCAATGCACCGCGCGAGCTGGCCATCATCCGGGACCACATCCGCATCATCTCGGTGGAGGGCGCGCTGTACGGGGGCATCGCGCACCTGAAGGTGAAGAACTTCCAGGACCGCACGGCGCTCTACCTGCGCAAGGAGCTGGACCGGCTGCGGGAGCAGAACGGGGGCAAGCCGTTGCGCGGGGTGGTGCTGGACCTGCGCAACAACCCGGGTGGGCTGCTGGACCAGGCGGTGGCGGTGAGTGACCTGTGGCTGCCGGGGAACCTGCCCATCGTGAGCACGCGGGGGCGCAAGGGTGGCCGGGCGACGGAGGAACTGAGCAAGGACCGGGACACCGAGCCGGAGTATCCGCTGGTGGTGCTGGTGAACGCGGGGAGCGCCTCGGCGTCGGAGATCGTCGCGGGGGCACTGCAGGACCACGGGCGCGCGATGATCCTCGGCACGCAGACGTTCGGAAAGGGAAGCGTGCAGACGGTCATCGAGCTGGAGGACGGCTCGGGGCTGAAGCTGACCATCGCGCGCTACTACACGCCCAAGGGGCGGAGCATCCAGGAGAAGGGAATTACCCCGGACTACCTGGTACCGGAGGCGCCGGGAGGGAAGGGCGCGAAGGACCAGCCGCGGGAGAAGGACCTGGACCGGCACTTCAAGGCGGAGCCGGTGGTGTCGAACGAGTCCGACGCGGTGCCGAAGCCGAAGAGCCTGCCCGAGAGCGTGCGCGACTGGGACGTGGCGGCGAAGCTGACGGACTACCAGTTGAAGATGTCGCTGAACTACCTGAACAGCGTGGCCAACAGCGCCCCGCGCCCCGCCACGAAGGCAAGCCCCGAGAAGGCAAGCCTCGAAAAGCCAAGCCCCGAGAAGGCGAGCCCCGAGAAGGCGAGCACGGAGACCCCCTGA
- a CDS encoding glutaminyl-peptide cyclotransferase, with protein sequence MTSRRRPLVWLSSLVLLSVLGCRNERPPAPTPPASTPVSGFEVVQSWPHDPNAYTQGLVYRDGRLYEGTGLHGQSSLREVELETGAVLRRHDLERQHFGEGIALFKGRLYQLTWRSQVGFIYDAATFQQVGRFAYPTEGWGLTDDGTSLIMSDGSSTLRFLDPTTLAVQRTLRVTDAGREISLLNELEFIKGELYANVYLQNDIARIDPATGKVTGWINLSGLLPPEERTGTEDVLNGIAYDAARDRLLVTGKRWPRLFHIRLVPR encoded by the coding sequence GTGACCTCCCGACGCCGCCCCCTCGTGTGGCTCTCCTCCCTCGTGCTGCTCTCCGTGCTGGGCTGCCGCAACGAGCGCCCTCCGGCGCCCACGCCCCCGGCGAGCACACCCGTGTCCGGCTTCGAGGTCGTCCAGAGCTGGCCGCATGACCCCAACGCCTATACGCAGGGGCTCGTCTACCGCGACGGCAGGCTGTACGAGGGCACGGGCCTCCATGGCCAGTCGAGCCTGCGCGAGGTGGAGCTCGAGACGGGCGCGGTCCTGCGCCGGCACGACCTGGAGCGGCAGCACTTCGGCGAGGGCATCGCGCTCTTCAAGGGCAGGCTCTACCAGCTCACCTGGCGCTCGCAGGTGGGCTTCATCTACGACGCCGCGACGTTCCAGCAGGTGGGCCGCTTCGCCTACCCCACCGAGGGCTGGGGCCTCACCGACGATGGCACCTCGCTCATCATGAGCGATGGCAGCAGCACCCTGCGCTTCCTCGACCCCACCACGCTCGCGGTGCAGCGCACCCTGCGCGTGACCGATGCCGGCCGGGAGATTTCCCTGCTCAACGAGCTGGAGTTCATCAAGGGCGAGCTCTACGCGAACGTGTACCTGCAGAACGACATCGCCCGCATCGACCCCGCCACGGGCAAGGTGACCGGGTGGATCAACCTCTCGGGCCTGCTCCCGCCCGAGGAGCGGACCGGGACCGAGGACGTGCTCAACGGCATCGCCTACGACGCGGCCCGCGACCGGCTGCTCGTCACCGGCAAGCGCTGGCCCCGGCTCTTCCACATCCGCCTCGTGCCCAGGTAG
- a CDS encoding M4 family metallopeptidase, with protein sequence MRTPRLVSILPLMLLGSACSVDSTEADTQATPATQDSNLSAKAEGRGLEQLKAQRPEFFRGAGDVSLKRSLRDERGMTHERVTQSIRGVPVFGAQAILHLDANGAVVSVTDRLARDLKVDTTPGLRAEEAMQIAVAQVGGSRALRASPKADLQILTDDIGNGARLTYRVQLEALTDKGEPSMPNLFIDAHSGEVVKQFDNMKTTKNRKTYNAGNRTTLPGTLVRSEGQAPSGDAVLDQAHDNAGLTYDFYFNNYGRDSYNAAGGVLTSTVHYDRSYVNAYWNGTQMVYGDGNGVDSGPLTVLDVVAHELTHAVTDTESDLIYSNESGALNEAMSDVFGASVEAARDGAVSGNTWKIGEECWTPATAGDALRYMNDPALAGDYDYYPTRYTGTSDNGGVHWNSGIANLAFKLMVTGGTHPRGKTSNVVPALDANAYTSIQKGAAIFYRANTVYLTPGSTFSEARGATAQAATDLYGATAAAAVNEAWAAVGVAAPPSWTVIQTVSNLSGARSSNTNYTYATPAGATAMKFETIGGTGDADLYVKFGSAPTTTSYDCRSAGATSTETCTINGAKQGTYYVLIKGYTAYSGVTYKASSGQ encoded by the coding sequence ATGCGCACCCCTCGTCTGGTCTCCATCCTCCCCCTCATGCTCCTCGGGAGCGCCTGCAGCGTCGACAGCACCGAAGCCGACACCCAGGCCACCCCGGCGACCCAGGACAGCAACCTCTCCGCCAAGGCCGAGGGCCGGGGGCTGGAGCAGCTCAAGGCGCAGCGCCCGGAGTTCTTCCGGGGTGCCGGTGACGTGTCCCTCAAGCGCTCGCTGCGCGATGAGCGGGGCATGACCCACGAGCGCGTGACCCAGAGCATCCGCGGGGTGCCCGTCTTCGGCGCCCAGGCCATCCTCCACCTCGACGCCAACGGCGCCGTCGTCTCCGTCACGGACCGTCTGGCCCGCGACCTCAAGGTCGACACTACCCCCGGCCTCCGCGCCGAGGAGGCCATGCAGATCGCCGTCGCCCAGGTGGGCGGCTCCCGCGCCCTGCGCGCCTCGCCCAAGGCCGACCTGCAGATCCTCACCGATGACATCGGCAATGGCGCGCGCCTGACGTACCGCGTGCAGCTCGAGGCCCTCACCGACAAGGGCGAGCCCTCCATGCCGAACCTCTTCATCGACGCTCACTCCGGCGAGGTCGTGAAGCAGTTCGACAACATGAAGACGACCAAGAACCGCAAGACCTACAACGCCGGCAACCGCACCACGCTGCCCGGCACGCTGGTCCGCTCCGAGGGGCAGGCTCCCTCCGGCGACGCGGTGCTCGACCAGGCCCACGACAACGCGGGCCTCACGTACGACTTCTACTTCAACAACTACGGCCGTGACAGCTACAACGCCGCCGGCGGCGTCCTCACCTCCACCGTCCACTACGACCGCAGCTACGTCAACGCGTACTGGAACGGCACGCAGATGGTGTACGGCGATGGCAACGGCGTGGACTCCGGCCCGCTGACCGTGCTCGACGTCGTGGCCCACGAGCTCACCCACGCCGTGACCGACACCGAGTCGGACCTCATCTACTCCAACGAGTCGGGCGCCCTCAACGAGGCCATGTCCGACGTCTTCGGCGCCTCCGTCGAGGCCGCCCGCGACGGCGCCGTCAGCGGCAACACCTGGAAGATCGGCGAGGAGTGCTGGACCCCGGCCACCGCGGGTGACGCGCTCCGCTACATGAACGACCCGGCCCTGGCGGGTGACTACGACTACTACCCCACGCGCTACACGGGCACCTCCGACAACGGCGGCGTGCACTGGAACTCGGGTATCGCCAACCTGGCCTTCAAGCTGATGGTCACCGGCGGCACGCACCCGCGCGGCAAGACGAGCAACGTGGTGCCCGCGCTCGACGCCAACGCGTACACCAGCATCCAGAAGGGCGCGGCCATCTTCTACCGCGCCAACACGGTGTACCTGACCCCGGGCAGCACCTTCTCCGAGGCGCGCGGCGCCACGGCGCAGGCCGCCACCGACCTCTACGGCGCGACCGCCGCCGCCGCGGTGAACGAGGCGTGGGCCGCGGTGGGCGTGGCCGCTCCCCCGAGCTGGACGGTCATCCAGACGGTGAGCAACCTGTCCGGCGCCCGCAGCAGCAACACCAACTACACCTACGCCACGCCGGCCGGTGCGACGGCGATGAAGTTCGAGACGATCGGCGGCACGGGTGATGCCGACCTGTACGTGAAGTTCGGCAGCGCCCCCACCACCACCAGCTACGACTGCCGCTCGGCGGGTGCGACCTCCACGGAGACCTGCACCATCAACGGCGCGAAGCAGGGCACGTACTACGTCCTCATCAAGGGCTACACGGCCTACTCCGGCGTCACCTACAAGGCGAGCTCCGGCCAGTAA
- a CDS encoding alpha/beta fold hydrolase: MDLMSGLQEVTRRMLVARGVRSSMVDVAGQRLHHYELKGKGKGPPVLLVHGLGGTANGFARIFFGLARRFERVLAVDLPGHGFSPEYCLGPTCVRGQYNMLVEYHRKVVGGPAFVVGNSLGGALSVQLAAEHPELVKALGLVAPAGADVGHEFFVEVLQAMDVRTAEQSRALTRRLFHRPPMMMMLLADMVRGIYSTPAVKALSADALATREYLKPEVLQSLAMPVLFVWGGSEKLLPRQSLDFFRSHLPAHSRVRVVEEFGHIPQVERPNELVSELVQFADATGL; encoded by the coding sequence TGGACGTGGCCGGGCAGCGGCTGCACCACTACGAGCTGAAGGGGAAGGGCAAGGGGCCGCCGGTGCTGCTGGTGCACGGGCTGGGTGGGACGGCCAACGGCTTCGCTCGCATCTTCTTCGGACTGGCCCGGCGCTTCGAGCGGGTGCTGGCGGTGGATCTGCCGGGACACGGCTTCTCGCCGGAGTACTGCCTCGGGCCCACGTGTGTGCGGGGCCAGTACAACATGCTGGTGGAGTACCACCGGAAGGTGGTGGGGGGCCCGGCCTTCGTGGTGGGCAACTCGCTGGGCGGTGCCCTGTCCGTGCAGCTGGCGGCCGAGCATCCCGAGCTGGTGAAGGCGCTCGGGCTGGTGGCACCCGCGGGCGCGGACGTGGGGCACGAGTTCTTCGTGGAGGTGCTCCAGGCCATGGACGTGCGCACGGCCGAGCAGTCTCGCGCGCTCACCAGGCGACTCTTCCACCGTCCGCCCATGATGATGATGCTGCTGGCCGACATGGTGCGGGGCATCTACTCGACGCCCGCGGTGAAGGCGCTGAGCGCGGACGCGCTGGCCACACGCGAGTACCTCAAGCCCGAGGTGCTCCAGTCGCTCGCCATGCCGGTGCTGTTCGTGTGGGGTGGGAGTGAGAAATTGCTGCCCCGGCAGAGCCTGGACTTCTTCCGCTCGCACCTGCCGGCGCACTCGCGGGTGCGGGTGGTGGAGGAGTTCGGCCACATCCCGCAGGTCGAGCGGCCGAACGAGCTGGTGTCGGAGTTGGTGCAGTTCGCGGACGCCACGGGGCTGTAG
- a CDS encoding L-lactate dehydrogenase: MNKIAIIGAGAVGATIAYATMIRGVAKQLALYDINRAKVDAEVLDLNHGLQFVPMATLEGSDDLGVCAGADVVVITAGAKQKQGQTRMELAGANVELCRSLVPQLLKVAPEALLLVVTNPVDVLTYVVQKLSGLPTRRVFGSGTVLDSSRFRFLIARHLNVAVQNVHAFIAGEHGDSELPLWSSATVGAMPLMQWSAPGHSRLTDEDRTRIFDNVRNAAYQIIRGKGATNYAIGLATAQILEAVLYDENRVLPVSSRLDGYLGISDVCMSVPSIVNRTGVETVLEVPLNDTEREGLRRSADTIRQAIRTLGF, translated from the coding sequence GTGAACAAGATCGCAATCATCGGAGCCGGCGCGGTGGGCGCCACCATCGCCTATGCCACCATGATCCGGGGAGTGGCCAAACAGCTCGCCCTCTACGACATCAACCGGGCCAAGGTGGACGCGGAGGTGCTGGACCTCAACCACGGGTTGCAGTTCGTGCCCATGGCCACGCTGGAGGGCTCGGATGACCTCGGCGTGTGCGCGGGCGCGGACGTGGTGGTCATCACCGCGGGCGCCAAGCAGAAGCAGGGGCAGACGCGCATGGAGCTGGCGGGCGCGAACGTGGAGCTGTGCCGCTCGCTCGTGCCGCAACTGCTGAAGGTGGCCCCGGAGGCGCTGCTGCTGGTGGTGACCAACCCGGTGGACGTGCTGACGTACGTGGTGCAGAAGCTCAGCGGGCTGCCCACGCGGCGGGTGTTCGGCAGCGGGACGGTGCTGGACTCCTCGCGCTTCCGCTTCCTGATTGCCCGCCACCTCAACGTCGCCGTGCAGAACGTGCACGCCTTCATCGCGGGCGAACACGGGGACTCGGAGCTGCCCCTGTGGAGTTCGGCGACGGTGGGCGCGATGCCGCTGATGCAGTGGTCCGCGCCGGGGCACTCGCGGCTGACGGACGAGGACCGCACCCGCATCTTCGACAACGTGCGCAACGCCGCCTACCAGATCATCCGCGGCAAGGGCGCCACCAACTACGCCATCGGCCTGGCCACGGCGCAGATTCTCGAGGCCGTGCTGTACGACGAGAACCGGGTGCTGCCCGTGAGCTCGCGGCTGGACGGCTACCTCGGCATCAGCGACGTGTGCATGAGCGTGCCGAGCATCGTCAACCGCACGGGCGTGGAGACGGTGCTCGAGGTCCCCCTCAACGACACGGAGCGCGAGGGCCTGCGGCGCAGCGCGGATACCATCCGCCAGGCCATCCGCACGCTGGGCTTCTGA